The following are from one region of the Moritella sp. 24 genome:
- a CDS encoding GIY-YIG nuclease family protein, which produces MHSIIYIMRHIDIGGHVDIPYKKVGITGSGKATLTSRLQQISNTKSPIKAQCVAAWEHSDARAVESALHSFMEESRVEGEWFLDKEDTLVERMQPIMSLIGAKPIQIEESEDSYTKNVIKKETEARQKSDHILLGEVSDLLDKPLRSSSRNSGPTFFSEDKELTYYVNARKSGKHHLSIGRSKGIFEEIRDFLETNGYDVDQSHKGHAKVLNIGTSIIADVINLIEKGFRDS; this is translated from the coding sequence ATGCATTCTATTATTTATATAATGAGACATATTGATATCGGTGGTCACGTCGATATTCCTTATAAAAAAGTGGGTATTACGGGTTCAGGAAAAGCCACATTAACGTCTCGACTTCAGCAAATTAGTAACACCAAATCACCAATAAAAGCACAATGTGTTGCAGCTTGGGAACATAGCGACGCCCGCGCAGTTGAGTCTGCACTTCATTCTTTTATGGAAGAAAGTAGAGTGGAGGGAGAATGGTTCTTGGACAAAGAAGATACTCTTGTTGAGAGGATGCAACCAATTATGTCATTAATTGGCGCCAAACCTATTCAAATTGAAGAAAGTGAAGACTCATATACTAAGAACGTCATTAAGAAAGAAACAGAAGCAAGACAAAAGTCAGATCATATCTTATTAGGCGAAGTATCAGACCTACTAGATAAGCCATTACGTTCAAGTTCTAGAAATTCTGGGCCAACATTTTTCAGCGAAGATAAAGAGCTTACTTATTATGTTAATGCTCGAAAATCTGGAAAACATCACCTATCTATTGGTAGAAGTAAGGGGATCTTTGAAGAAATCAGGGATTTTTTGGAAACCAATGGCTACGATGTAGATCAAAGCCATAAAGGTCATGCCAAAGTACTTAATATTGGCACTTCTATTATTGCAGATGTGATTAATCTTATTGAAAAAGGCTTTCGTGATTCATAG
- a CDS encoding PfaD family polyunsaturated fatty acid/polyketide biosynthesis protein — protein MSSLGLNNNNTINWAWKVDPASVHTQDTEIKAALMDLAKPIYVASNAGVTGIANHTSVAGAISNNIDVDVLAFAQKLTPEDLGDDAYKKQHGVKYAYHGGAMANGIASVELVVALGKAGLLCSFGAAGLVPDAVEDAIRRIQAELPNGPYAVNLIHAPAEEALERGAVERFLKLGVKTVEASAYLGLTEHIVWYRVAGLTKNTDGTVNIGNKVIAKVSRTEVGRRFMEPAPQKLLDKLLAQGKITAEQAALALLVPMADDITAEADSGGHTDNRPFLTLLPTIIGLRDEVQAKYNFSPALRVGAGGGVGTPEAALAAFNMGAAYIVLGSVNQACVEAGASEYTRKLLSTVEMADVTMAPAADMFEMGVKLQVLKRGSMFAMRAKKLYDLYVAYDSIEDIPAEEREKIEKQIFRSNLDEIWAGTIAFFTERDPEMLARAQSSPKRKMALIFRWYLGLSSRWSNTGEKGREMDYQIWAGPSLGAFNSWVKGSYLEDYTRRGAVDVALHMLKGAAYLQRVNQLKLQGVSMSTELESYRTSD, from the coding sequence ATGTCGAGTTTAGGTTTAAACAATAACAATACGATCAATTGGGCTTGGAAAGTAGATCCAGCATCAGTACATACGCAAGATACAGAAATTAAAGCTGCGTTAATGGACTTAGCAAAACCAATTTATGTGGCAAGTAATGCGGGCGTAACGGGTATAGCGAACCATACGTCAGTAGCGGGTGCTATCAGCAATAATATCGATGTTGATGTATTAGCATTTGCTCAAAAGTTGACCCCTGAAGATTTGGGTGATGACGCCTATAAAAAACAACATGGGGTTAAATATGCCTACCATGGTGGCGCAATGGCTAACGGTATTGCATCGGTTGAGCTTGTCGTTGCGTTAGGTAAAGCGGGGCTGTTATGTTCTTTCGGTGCGGCAGGTTTAGTGCCTGATGCGGTAGAAGATGCCATTCGTCGTATTCAAGCAGAACTGCCAAATGGTCCTTATGCGGTTAACCTTATTCATGCGCCAGCAGAAGAAGCACTAGAGCGTGGTGCGGTTGAACGTTTTCTTAAACTGGGTGTTAAAACGGTAGAGGCATCGGCTTACCTTGGTTTAACTGAGCACATTGTTTGGTATCGTGTTGCGGGTCTAACTAAAAATACGGACGGTACGGTTAACATAGGTAACAAGGTTATTGCTAAGGTATCGCGTACTGAAGTTGGTCGTCGCTTCATGGAACCTGCACCGCAGAAGTTACTCGATAAGTTATTAGCGCAAGGCAAGATCACTGCTGAACAAGCTGCATTAGCATTGTTAGTGCCAATGGCTGATGATATTACTGCGGAAGCGGATTCTGGTGGTCATACTGACAACCGTCCATTTTTAACCTTGTTACCAACCATTATTGGCCTGCGTGATGAAGTGCAAGCGAAGTATAACTTCTCTCCAGCATTACGTGTTGGTGCTGGTGGTGGTGTCGGAACGCCTGAAGCAGCACTCGCTGCATTTAACATGGGCGCTGCTTATATCGTTCTGGGTTCTGTTAATCAGGCTTGTGTTGAAGCGGGCGCATCTGAATATACCCGTAAGTTGTTATCTACCGTTGAAATGGCCGATGTGACTATGGCACCAGCGGCAGATATGTTCGAAATGGGCGTGAAGCTACAGGTATTAAAACGTGGTTCTATGTTCGCTATGCGTGCGAAGAAACTCTATGACCTGTATGTTGCGTATGACTCAATTGAAGACATTCCAGCTGAAGAACGTGAGAAGATTGAAAAACAGATCTTCCGTTCAAACCTTGATGAGATTTGGGCTGGCACGATTGCATTCTTTACCGAACGTGATCCAGAAATGCTAGCGCGTGCGCAAAGTAGTCCTAAGCGTAAAATGGCGCTAATCTTCCGTTGGTATCTCGGTCTGTCTTCACGCTGGTCAAACACGGGCGAGAAGGGACGTGAAATGGATTACCAGATTTGGGCTGGCCCAAGTTTAGGTGCATTTAACAGCTGGGTTAAAGGATCGTACCTTGAAGATTACACCCGTCGTGGCGCAGTTGATGTTGCCTTGCACATGCTAAAAGGTGCCGCGTATTTACAACGTGTAAACCAGTTGAAATTGCAAGGTGTAAGCATGAGTACTGAATTGGAAAGTTATCGTACTAGTGATTAA